Part of the Colletotrichum destructivum chromosome 12, complete sequence genome, TTCACTCTCAAACAGAGCCGGCAGTCCAGAGTCTGCTCAAAGCGCATATTTCCCCGCCAATACAGTACGAATGCATGTTCCCGATATCCCCCCAATCATGAACGAAGAAAGCCTCATGTTCGGTCAGCACTTCAGTGCTGGCATATACATCACTGAGCCTGTCTGGCACACCccaagcaccaccaccaccaaagaCACCATGAGCATAAATTATCCTGTTTACTCTGAGCTTGCCATACCTGGCGTCAACCATACGAACGCTAGACATCAAGCCCCAACAGCAGACATTTGTGGTGACGCCACATTTTGCACTTCTTCCATCAGCTGTTCTGCTGGGTCTGATCCCGACAGGATGATAACTACATCACAAATGCAACCCCAGCGTGGGTACTCTCAGTCCTCGAATGTTGCAATTGCAACCAATATGATACCATGGGAGTACCCAATGCAACAGGGGACAACCCCTTTCACAGCCATACCACCCGTCATCCACATGACTGCAGCAACCTACGATACAGGACCCTTCAACACACCTTATGTACAGCCCGCAGTCGAACATGAACAGCCATCCACAAGGGGCGGCAGTTTATGTACGTGTGTCTCTGTTTGCCTGCAGTCACTCGAAGCACTGCACAACGCCTCGTCTCCGCAAGTCCCGCCTCTCGATCTCGTGCTCTCCCTTAATCAAAAAGCCGTCATAGGATGTGCCGCCATTCTCTTTTGCTCGAGATGCATGAGTCAGCCAGATACACACACAGCCGCTATGCTTGTTGCCACAGTCTTTGGCGAGATTATAAGGTCATATCAGAACGCAAGTACCATCTACTTCGAGAACGAAACGGCGACTATGGCCACTCAGATCAGCTCCGAAGGCCATCTCGGCGTCAGTCTCGGTGCGTACAAGctgggcgatgaggatggcAAATGGCTCGAGATGGAAATCCTGAATCTTGAGTTTCAAAAGCTGCAAGCGATCTACAGGCATTTTCGAAACATCTACACTGATCTCTCCAACGATCCTCAAATCAGCAAGACGATGATTGATTATCTCGATCATAAGCTCAGCATCGCACTTGAGGTCATCAACTGTCAGAGAAGGAGTATGAGGCCGCTGAACTATGCGAAGCGCACATCGTAAGTAGGGTAACTGCAGCTCCAAAACCAACATTCAAGCGCGCTTCCCCGCTTCTCGCAATCTCTGGTGAGTATACTGTGTCCAAAACTCATGGGCAATTCAAGCACTGATTGCAGAAGTTCAGCGGCATCGTGACGAAGGAAGCATAGTCCCAGGGCGGGAGCCCCAGACGGCAGCATAACAGGCAGCGATTGAGGTGGGTTTATCTCGGTGGCGGCTCATGGCACTTTCACATAACCTGGGAGACCATCGCTCAAATGGAACTGGCCCAATACACTCGTTTCTCGCCAAAAGGCATAGTCGGGCTAGGAGTGCCCTACAAAGGATAGATGTCACTCGGTCATCTAGATTTACCACAGTTCCAGCAGGTGACACTAAGTGAAACAACCGCACTTATCTCCATGTGTTATGTGTGCCGCTGGTGACCATACTGAAGATCTGTCAGGAAGGTTGCCAGGTGCATTTTTCTTCGTTGGGTTAAGCATTTCTTGCACCGGAAGTGGCGGGACAAGTCGATCTGGAAGCAGGATTTGTTTAGCGTTCCTCGGTAGATTCTACTGTCTTGATACGAAATCTGCTCTATTAATTTGATTCACCGCTGTCAATTGCTTTCTCTGCCCTTGAGTTGTTCCGCTCCCACCTGCCAAGTGTTCTCAAAGCAGACAAGGTATTTGGGTGAGTGGCGCCTTGTCTCCGCTTAGCAGTAACAAGGAAACTCCGTAGCAGAGTAATTGCATCCTGAGAACGGCCTTGGTCCATCCAGAGATGGGCTAAATTATTCATGCTGACCAGCGTGTTAGGGTGTTCCCTACCAAGCACCGTTGAACTTGTCTTCAACACCTGCACATTCAACCTTTCGGCCTCCTTCCATCGGCCTTGTTCCCAGTAAGTTACTGCCAGATTGACCATGCTGGTGAGGGTGTCGGGATGCTCCATTCCAAGTACCCTGTTTCGCGTCACCATCACCCGCAATTGTAGTTCCTCCACTTCCATCCACCTGTCTTGACTCTGGTACGTCGATGCCAGATTAGCCATGCTGATGAGCGTGTCGGGATGCTCTTCTCCAAGCACGATCAAGCTCATTTCCATTACTCGCACCTCCAACTCTTCAGCTTCCTTCCACCGGCCTTGGTCCCAGTAGGTCGATGCCAGATTGGCCATACTGGTGAGTGTGTCGGGGTGCTCCTCTCCAAGGTCACTTTGATTCAGTTTCATCTGCCGCAACTCCAggtcctccatctccttccaCCGTTGTTGATCTTGATATGTCGATGCGAGGTTGGCTCTGATAGTAGACATCATGGCCTCTCTCTCAATATCCCCTTCGTGTGAGTCCATGGGATGAAGCTTTGGCGGCTGAATCCCACTGCGGAAAGTGATTATGCCGGTTTTCGAGCGACCATGAGCCTCCAGAGAGAGTGATATGACAACCGGATCGACACAATCATCATGACCTGCCAAAAAAGACTGCAACCTTTCTTTGTGCCAGTCGGCAGGTACGCCCTGAATCCGGTAGTTCATGACACCTCCCACTGAAAAGCCGTTTACCAGCGCAGTAACTGATTCCGTAGGTGGGGGGGCGTTCGGTGACCGACGATAGAATACAATGCTCAGGATCGAAAGGATAGCTAAGAAGCCGATCTGGCTTGAAGACCAGGCCATATCTGAAACTGTAGGTtgaatgaagaagaagatgtaAGGTTCTGTGTGTAAGACTTCAGTGCGACGAACCTAGTTATACAATTACCCCTCAGTGGGTGCACTCAGTGCTCATGACGGCAAAATGATGGCTAGATGTTAGAACAACCAAGCACAATTAATTTTCCCGAACTGAATATGCCGCCGGTAGCCACACTGCACGTTTCGTCACAGGGCCATTTAAACAGCTAGATCCCTTGCAAAAGTCAATATGCCACGCCTAAGTTATTCGGGGGTTGCCAGCTGTACCCGAGTAAGtgggggaaggaagggtACGATTAGCAGAAGTgagggggcggcggctcAGCTGCATGACTTTGGCACAGGCTTACCTTTTTCTGGACTAATACATAAGTCAAAGCACCCACATTTCGGCCACCCCCACATTTCGGccacccaaaaatgcctcatTTCCCCTCAACACCATGACTACCCTCTAACTTCAAACAAATACAACATTTACAGATCTTATCCGAATGGCTTCATTTTTTGCACATACCTTTGTCTATACCTAATAGTCAAATATACTGAAGATGAGATCAATCAGGCTGTTGAAGCTATCAGCAACGGCATAAGCCTAAGGAAGGCAGCACATGAGTATGGGATCCCTAGGACAACCCTTCAGTATCGACTCCATGGAACCCAGGGTAGGGCAGCTGCTTTTGCTGACCTTCAGAGGCTTTCTCCTGCtcaggaggctaagctggcTGAATAGGTGCGGATTcagcatgcccttgggcTCCCTCCTTCACATCAACAGGTCAAGGAGTTCGCTGGACGTATCCTTCATGCAATAGGGGATACCCAGCCTGTAGGAAGAGGCTGGGTACAGGCCTTTATAAGGAGGAATCCATCagtcaaggtccagagaaTTCGCTCTATCAATTCTAGACGTGTTAATAGAGCATCTACTAAGGTCATCAGGGACTGGTTCAAGCatctcgccataccagagatCATCAGCATTAAACCAGCCAACAGATACaacatggatgagactggtatccttgagggccagggctctaatgggctggtgctgggcatgtctgagacgaagtctgttcgcaagaaacagcctggatcaagggcataGGTATCCATTATTGAATGCATCTCTGCCCTAGGCCATGTTCTGAATCCCCTCgttatatataagggcaagGCAGTCCAGAAACAGTGGTTTCCCCTGGACCTTggcccttataaaggatgGCAATTCACTGCAACAGAGAATGGATAGACTTCAGATGCCACTGCAGTTAAatagctgcagaaggtcttcatccctcAGACCCTTCCtcagggcaaggaggtcaGGCTGCTGATCATGGATAGACATAGGAGTCACACAACGACTGACTTTATGTAGTTATGCTATATAAACAACATCCATCTATTGGTCTTACCACCACATacctcccatgtcctccagccacttgatcagtcagtctttAGCCCTGTcaaggcagcctataggaaggagcttggatACCTTAGTCAGTAGAATAATTCAACTGttgtaggcaagaggaactttataggctgttatcaGAAGGCTCGTACTGCAGGTATGACGATGCAGAATATCAGAAGTGGTTGGAAATAGACAGGGTTATAGCCTGTCTCTATGGCGAAGCCTCTGATGAGCTCCCTTCTactcccaacaacaccaaagcCATCAGCATCGTCAGATCAGATCAGCAAAGGGCAGTCTGGAGGCAAGGAAGCTGAGGGATAGGCATCTGCTTCATCTGCAGTAGCATGGtcaacgccaaggaagataaaggatctggctggccaactgaagctattcacagagctAGACAATAATGCCTCtactcaacgcctcctcTTCATAAAggtgaaaaaaggcttcagcGAGCAGGCATATAACCTAGCTACTGCCCAGCATAAGCTGGAgctcctgcaggcccaagTCACCAATACTgcagcaaggaaaagaagggcaGTCCAGATCGACCCGaacaccaagttcgccaatatcaaggacatccagaaggctCAGATCGAGGCTGGCAAAAAAGAGGATATCACAGATGAATCCAGCGAGGCTGATTTACCTAGTAAGGctgaaagctgtattgtagtggCATCTAGGCGAAGTCAATAATTAATTGAACAtactggtgttggtgggaatGCCCTCATCTAAGGTGGCCGAAATGTGGGTGCTTTGACTTACATTGAATTGTTCAAGTGTTTGTTCAAACAGTCATCCAGTCAATCATTTTCCGCGTTGCATTAAAGGTACCAAGGACAGAGGCGTTAGGGACAATAACCTCTGTTTATCTAATCGTCCGCAGTACATACTCTGTAGATCTGATCTAGGCTTGGCACTCGGTTTGGAACTTCTATCCCTTTAGCCATCTGTCTACGCTTGGCCTTCTTTGATCGTCTTTTCATGACCTGATCTGACGTCCTGAGCGAAACCCCATGGGAGGTTTGTACGTGACTTCTGAACGCATCCAGTGTCGGGAAGTTTGGACCATGCTGGCATTGAGGATGGTTACATCGAATGAGATCACCACGTTGTATAGCGCGCTCTCGTTCTACTAGATGCTGGTTGTCAAAGTGGTCGTTTCTGACTGTCGGCCGGCAGTACTTGAAAGT contains:
- a CDS encoding Putative zn(2)Cys(6) fungal-type DNA-binding domain-containing protein, giving the protein MPSNSKPRQSRLRDSCDGCSQAKVKCSKTRPICSRCLVCGLECFFSLSNRAGSPESAQSAYFPANTVRMHVPDIPPIMNEESLMFGQHFSAGIYITEPVWHTPSTTTTKDTMSINYPVYSELAIPGVNHTNARHQAPTADICGDATFCTSSISCSAGSDPDRMITTSQMQPQRGYSQSSNVAIATNMIPWEYPMQQGTTPFTAIPPVIHMTAATYDTGPFNTPYVQPAVEHEQPSTRGGSLCTCVSVCLQSLEALHNASSPQVPPLDLVLSLNQKAVIGCAAILFCSRCMSQPDTHTAAMLVATVFGEIIRSYQNASTIYFENETATMATQISSEGHLGVSLGAYKLGDEDGKWLEMEILNLEFQKLQAIYRHFRNIYTDLSNDPQISKTMIDYLDHKLSIALEVINCQRRSMRPLNYAKRTSALPRFSQSLKFSGIVTKEA
- a CDS encoding Putative tetratricopeptide-like helical domain superfamily, coding for MAWSSSQIGFLAILSILSIVFYRRSPNAPPPTESVTALVNGFSVGGVMNYRIQGVPADWHKERLQSFLAGHDDCVDPVVISLSLEAHGRSKTGIITFRSGIQPPKLHPMDSHEGDIEREAMMSTIRANLASTYQDQQRWKEMEDLELRQMKLNQSDLGEEHPDTLTSMANLASTYWDQGRWKEAEELEVRVMEMSLIVLGEEHPDTLISMANLASTYQSQDRWMEVEELQLRVMVTRNRVLGMEHPDTLTSMVNLAVTYWEQGRWKEAERLNVQVLKTSSTVLGREHPNTLVSMNNLAHLWMDQGRSQDAITLLRSFLVTAKRRQGATHPNTLSALRTLGRWERNNSRAEKAIDSGESN